A genome region from Labrus mixtus chromosome 9, fLabMix1.1, whole genome shotgun sequence includes the following:
- the LOC132979987 gene encoding N-acetyllactosaminide beta-1,3-N-acetylglucosaminyltransferase 3-like, which translates to MTANNIPSFSSLPGHIKYFLYYKHCRHFPILLDLPGKCGGADQSSGVFLLLVIKSPPHNHDRREILCKTWANERLKNGVWTRRIFISGTTGSGFEKKRLNKVLKLEQSEHNDILQWDFSDTFYNLTLKQILFLEWMERNCPKVRFPFNGDDDVFVNTNNMVKYLQGLDDNDGSKHLFTGHLIQYVGPIRIPWRKYFIPVQVQESDSYPPYCGGGGFFSSGYTALVIYNMSKSTALLPIDDVYMGMCLAKAGLSPVSHIGVKTAGLYIPSNNIDKYDPCFFREILLVHKFSIAEMFLMWHRINDPKLKCFGFAK; encoded by the coding sequence ATGACTGCTAACAACATCCCAAGCTTCAGCTCACTTCCTGGTcatataaaatactttttatattaTAAACATTGTAGACATTTTCCCATACTACTGGACCTTCCTGGCAAATGTGGAGGAGCTGATCAATCCTCAGGAGTCTTTCTTCTGCTGGTCATCAAAAGCCCTCCACATAACCACGACCGCAGAGAGATACTGTGCAAGACCTGGGCAAATGAGAGGTTAAAGAACGGTGTGTGGACCAGACGTATCTTCATCTCAGGAACAACAGGTTCTGGTTTTGAGAAGAAAAGACTGAACAAAGTTCTCAAGTTGGAGCAAAGTGAGCACAATGACATTCTTCAATGGGACTTCAGTGATACATTTTACAACCTCACCTTGAAGCAGATACTCTTTCTGGAATGGATGGAAAGAAATTGTCCAAAAGTACGTTTCCCATtcaatggtgatgatgacgtcTTTGTAAACACAAATAACATGGTCAAGTATCTCCAAGGCCTTGACGACAATGATGGAAGCAAGCACCTCTTTACTGGACATTTGATCCAGTATGTTGGGCCAATTAGAATACCATGGAGAAAGTATTTTATTCCAGTTCAGGTGCAGGAATCAGACTCATATCCCCCATACTGTGGTGGTGGGGGCTTCTTTTCATCTGGTTACACAGCTTTGGTCATATACAACATGTCCAAGTCTACTGCCCTACTTCCCATTGATGATGTTTACATGGGAATGTGCCTGGCCAAAGCAGGACTAAGTCCTGTTTCACATATCGGTGTAAAGACTGCAGGACTGTATATACCCTCCAACAATATAGATAAGTATGACCCTTGCTTTTTTAGGGAAATTCTACTGGTTCACAAGTTCAGTATAGCTGAAATGTTTCTTATGTGGCACAGAATAAATGACCCCAAACTGAAATGCTTTGGCTTTGCTAAATAG